CGGCGGCGGGCGGGGCGGGCAGCGGGGCAGCCGCGACCGCCGCCCCTGCCGCCCCAGGCACCGGCGAGCCGACCAACATCACCTACATGATGTGGGGCTCGCCCGAGGAGCTTGAGGTCTGGAATGCGATCGTCGCCGACTTCCACACCGCCCACCCCGACATCAACGTGAAGGTGGAGGTGAGCGACTGGGAGTCGTACTGGAACAAGCTCAAGACGCTGTACGCGGGCGGCACCCCGCCCGACGTGTTCGCGATGGATGCTCCGCTCTACCCCGACTGGCAGTCGCGCGGGGTGCTGCTGAACCTCCAGCCCTACATCGACAAGACCCCCGGCCTGCTCGGCGGGCTCTACCCCAACACGCTGGCCGCCTACCAGCGCACCGATGGCTACTACGGCCTGCCGCGCGATTTCAACACCGTCACCCTGTTCTACAACAAAGACATGTTCGACGCCGCTGGCGTGCCCTACCCCGACGACACATGGACTTACGACAAGCTGCGCGAGGTGGCCAAGCAGCTGACCAAGGACACCGACGGCGACGGCAAGACCGACCAGTGGGGCCTGGCCAGCGACATGTGGGACATGGAGCTGATCTGGAGCGAGGCGATCTGGGGCTACGGCGGCGCGGTGATCAGCCCCGACTACAGCAAGACGCTGCTGGCCGAGGGCAAGGCCCACGACGCCTGGCAGCAGCTGGCGGGCATGATGGTCGACGACCAGTCGATGCCCAGCCCCAGCGTGGCATCCGAGTACGGCGGCGACCCCTTCGCGGCGGGCGTGGCGGCCATGACCACGATCGGCCACTGGGTGGTGCCGCAGTACGCACAGCTGGGCTTCAAGTGGGATGTCGCACCCATGCCCAGCGGGCCAGCGGGCCGCGCCACCAGCGTAAACAGCGCCGGGTTTGTGATCGCCAAGGACAGCAAGCACGCCGACGCCGCATGGCAGTTCGTGCAGTTCGCGATCAGCGAGCCGGGCCAAAAGCGCCTGGCCGAGCTGGGCTTCGCCATCCCCGTGCTGAAGTCGGTGGCCGAAAGCCCCAGCTTCCTGCAGAAGAAGAACACCGCGATCAACGAGCAGGTCT
This portion of the Chloroflexia bacterium SDU3-3 genome encodes:
- a CDS encoding sugar ABC transporter substrate-binding protein, whose translation is MLWCGWRPCPPAASTHSALLPPQRGQTREATMKRTMPMLTVIAALLLAACGGASAPSPTAAGGAGSGAAATAAPAAPGTGEPTNITYMMWGSPEELEVWNAIVADFHTAHPDINVKVEVSDWESYWNKLKTLYAGGTPPDVFAMDAPLYPDWQSRGVLLNLQPYIDKTPGLLGGLYPNTLAAYQRTDGYYGLPRDFNTVTLFYNKDMFDAAGVPYPDDTWTYDKLREVAKQLTKDTDGDGKTDQWGLASDMWDMELIWSEAIWGYGGAVISPDYSKTLLAEGKAHDAWQQLAGMMVDDQSMPSPSVASEYGGDPFAAGVAAMTTIGHWVVPQYAQLGFKWDVAPMPSGPAGRATSVNSAGFVIAKDSKHADAAWQFVQFAISEPGQKRLAELGFAIPVLKSVAESPSFLQKKNTAINEQVFLDALSYARPKPSFKGYEEWAAAVGDGLVPVWNGEKALDAALAEIVPAADAVLANNK